Proteins from a genomic interval of Micropterus dolomieu isolate WLL.071019.BEF.003 ecotype Adirondacks linkage group LG16, ASM2129224v1, whole genome shotgun sequence:
- the LOC123984749 gene encoding uncharacterized protein LOC123984749 isoform X2, which translates to MTLWAQPNIQRQLLTTATNNQVFKYLSSELKSVGFNKSPHQCFLKVNNLKEEYRKIKDEEQYRDVLSDWFAILDGVLGSGGETSIEVDSSAVLTQPKSPEDEHAKDMTRVVWTPDEVKALLSRWAEESVQEQLRSTRNERGFAQLSSALATQGFDKTTSQCRSKIKLLKRKYRKVKEQTDSKKQKSRWFTIMDKVLGHHKPEAETEQAAEIIDSACTLQTSQLDPSETVEDLGRRLSVSSLCLLVPTLRLMCAFAWQVVQGCNVLHYGKVEELVRLVTELLPELLTPRDKVQLLLRLRARMVLELCRSESTANLLNIQPHLGVIQNLTIGSSCEQEELEELENSKSNFVEVVHLLLEDTEERRMFFKEVFPIHYGQQYENTMHTLVWKFISKLDNLLPIPDIKQTAAWLRTAPSVMEECGQLVLEPDQLKALLHFHQQQSGSTNKCYTQTRSMFLPRLSLPPKPNSKQLATEHQELSTGGEDEGQFDYNLNSPTLVGPQTCSLCPYSDSQVSGLLQHITEAHLIQEPSRSQSKEPETDHVLQKVNTETCTTEMRSTTNTCDVCTKVFKNVSTLNRHTKAHTVRFHCDKCEKTYSSKDALNVHRRIHTGETPYLCSRCGRGFRSLNSLDLHVRIHTGDRRYKCDICGKTSIQHLARHMRMHRGEKNYLCTECGKAFLSSGELRLHMRYHTGERPYTCKHCGRGFIAKCQLVVHMRQHTGESPYRCSVCPKSFCTLRAQKRHMKIHSNKKSFQCLKCGKIFRQEETFIMHGQTHK; encoded by the exons ATGACCCTCTGGGCACAACCAAACATTCAGAGGCAGCTTCTCACCACAGCAACAAACAATCAAGTCTTTAAGTACCTCAGCAGTGAACTTAAGTCGGTGGGGTTTAACAAGTCACCACATCAGTGCTTTCTTAAAGTGAACAACCTTAAAGAGGAGTACAGGAAAATCAAGGATGAGGAACAGTACAGGGACGTTCTAAGTGACTGGTTTGCTATTTTGGATGGAGTCCTTGGCTCTGGTGGAGAGACTTCTATAGAGGTGGATTCATCTGCTGTGCTGACACAACCTAAATCACCAGAGGATGAGCATGCGAAAG ATATGACACGGGTTGTTTGGACACCAGATGAAGTCAAAGCGCTGCTCAGCCGATGGGCAGAGGAGAGCGTCCAGGAGCAGCTTAGGTCAACTAGAAATGAAAGAGGGTTTGCTCAGCTGAGCTCCGCGCTCGCCACTCAGGGCTTTGATAAGACCACCAGCCAATGCAGGTCAAAGATAAAACTGCTGAAACGAAAGTACAGAAAAGTGAAGGAACAGACGGACTCTAAGAAACAAAAGAGTCGATGGTTCACCATTATGGATAAAGTCCTTGGTCATCATAAGCCAGAGGCTGAGACTGAACAAGCAGCTGAAATCATTGATTCAGCCTGTACTCTGCAGACATCACAGCTAGACCCTTCTGAAACTGTGGAAGACTTAG GTCGCCGCTTGTCCGTCTCCTCATTGTGTCTCCTGGTTCCAACGCTGCGTCTGATGTGTGCTTTTGCCTGGCAAGTAGTCCAGGGTTGTAATGTGCTACACTATGGAAAGGTGGAGGAGCTGGTGAGGTTGGTGACAGAGCTTCTCCCAGAGCTGCTGACGCCCAGAGATAAAGTGCAACTCCTGCTCAGACTAAGGGCAAGG ATGGTGTTGGAATTGTGTCGCAGCGAGAGCACAGCCAACCTGCTGAATATACAGCCTCACCTGGGGGTCATTCAAAACCTTACAATAGGCTCCAGCTGTGAACAGGAG GAATTGGAGGAGTTGGAAAATTCAAAGTCAAACTTTGTGGAAGTTGTTCATCTCCTGCTCGAGgacacagaggagagaaggatgTTTTTCAAG gaGGTCTTTCCCATCCACTATGGCCAGCAGTATGAAAACACTATGCACACATTAGTATGGAAATTCATCTCTAAACTGGATAATCTTTTGCCTATACCAGATATTAAACAG ACTGCAGCGTGGCTCAGAACCGCCCCTTCTGTCATGGAAGAATGTGGACAATTGGTTTTGGAACCAGATCAGCTGAAGGCGCTACTGCACTTTCACCAGCAACAGTCAGGAAGCACAAACAAAT GTTACACTCAAACTCGGAGTATGTTTTTGCCAAGGCTGTCTCTTCCTCCCAAACCAAACTCGAAGCAACTTGCTACAGAGCATCAGGAACTGTCCACAGGCGGCGAAGATGAAGGGCAGTTTGATTACA ATTTAAACAGTCCTACGCTTGTAGGACCGCAGACCTGCTCTTTGTGTCCCTACTCAGACAGCCAAGTGTCAGGTCTTCTGCAGCACATCACAGAGGCACACCTGATCCAGGAACCCAGCCGATCTCAGTCTAAAGAACCTGAGACCGACCATGTCCTTCAGAAGGTTAATACTGAAACATGCACTACTGAGATGAGGAGCACAACAAACACTTGTGATGTTTGTACAAAGGTCTTCAAGAATGTGTCGACCctgaacagacacacaaaagcacacacagtgagatTTCACTGTGACAAGTGTGAGAAGACGTACTCGTCTAAGGACGCCCTGAATGTGCATCGCCGGATTCACACAGGCGAGACGCCGTATCTGTGTTCTCGCTGTGGCCGGGGTTTCAGGTCTTTGAATAGCCTTGATTTGCACGTTCGCATTCACACGGGAGACCGACGCTATAAATGTGACATTTGTGGAAAGACTTCAATCCAGCACCTGGCGAGACACATGCGGATGCACAGAGGGGAGAAGAACTACCTGTGCACAGAATGTGGGAAggcttttctctcctctgggGAGCTGAGGCTGCACATGAGGTATCACACAGGAGAGCGTCCATACACGTGCAAACACTGCGGGAGAGGTTTTATAGCAAAGTGTCAGTTGGTGGTTCACATGCGCCAACATACAGGAGAGAGTCCTTACAGGTGTTCAGTGTGTCCCAAATCCTTTTGCACTTTGAGAGCACAGAAAAGGCACATGAAGATCCACTCAAACAAAAAGTCTTTCCAGTGTTTGAAGTGCGGTAAAATATTCAGGCAAGAAGAGACTTTTATAATGCACGGTCAGACACACAAGTAA
- the LOC123984749 gene encoding uncharacterized protein LOC123984749 isoform X5, with product MTLWAQPNIQRQLLTTATNNQVFKYLSSELKSVGFNKSPHQCFLKVNNLKEEYRKIKDEEQYRDVLSDWFAILDGVLGSGGETSIEVDSSAVLTQPKSPEDEHAKDMTRVVWTPDEVKALLSRWAEESVQEQLRSTRNERGFAQLSSALATQGFDKTTSQCRSKIKLLKRKYRKVKEQTDSKKQKSRWFTIMDKVLGHHKPEAETEQAAEIIDSACTLQTSQLDPSETVEDLGRRLSVSSLCLLVPTLRLMCAFAWQVVQGCNVLHYGKVEELVRLVTELLPELLTPRDKVQLLLRLRARMVLELCRSESTANLLNIQPHLGVIQNLTIGSSCEQEELEELENSKSNFVEVVHLLLEDTEERRMFFKEVFPIHYGQQYENTMHTLVWKFISKLDNLLPIPDIKQTAAWLRTAPSVMEECGQLVLEPDQLKALLHFHQQQSGSTNKCYTQTRSMFLPRLSLPPKPNSKQLATEHQELSTGGEDEGQFDYSEDEESVEENQIDINLEDCSKDDDLKLKDEQSNDLTAASCLNLNSPTLVGPQTCSLCPYSDSQVSGLLQHITEAHLIQEPSRSQSKEPETDHVLQKAPFYVLRSRCSRMVICSPSNRTATLSLPVPPSNNSSLEHASGLGQSDSWALRDGALKRP from the exons ATGACCCTCTGGGCACAACCAAACATTCAGAGGCAGCTTCTCACCACAGCAACAAACAATCAAGTCTTTAAGTACCTCAGCAGTGAACTTAAGTCGGTGGGGTTTAACAAGTCACCACATCAGTGCTTTCTTAAAGTGAACAACCTTAAAGAGGAGTACAGGAAAATCAAGGATGAGGAACAGTACAGGGACGTTCTAAGTGACTGGTTTGCTATTTTGGATGGAGTCCTTGGCTCTGGTGGAGAGACTTCTATAGAGGTGGATTCATCTGCTGTGCTGACACAACCTAAATCACCAGAGGATGAGCATGCGAAAG ATATGACACGGGTTGTTTGGACACCAGATGAAGTCAAAGCGCTGCTCAGCCGATGGGCAGAGGAGAGCGTCCAGGAGCAGCTTAGGTCAACTAGAAATGAAAGAGGGTTTGCTCAGCTGAGCTCCGCGCTCGCCACTCAGGGCTTTGATAAGACCACCAGCCAATGCAGGTCAAAGATAAAACTGCTGAAACGAAAGTACAGAAAAGTGAAGGAACAGACGGACTCTAAGAAACAAAAGAGTCGATGGTTCACCATTATGGATAAAGTCCTTGGTCATCATAAGCCAGAGGCTGAGACTGAACAAGCAGCTGAAATCATTGATTCAGCCTGTACTCTGCAGACATCACAGCTAGACCCTTCTGAAACTGTGGAAGACTTAG GTCGCCGCTTGTCCGTCTCCTCATTGTGTCTCCTGGTTCCAACGCTGCGTCTGATGTGTGCTTTTGCCTGGCAAGTAGTCCAGGGTTGTAATGTGCTACACTATGGAAAGGTGGAGGAGCTGGTGAGGTTGGTGACAGAGCTTCTCCCAGAGCTGCTGACGCCCAGAGATAAAGTGCAACTCCTGCTCAGACTAAGGGCAAGG ATGGTGTTGGAATTGTGTCGCAGCGAGAGCACAGCCAACCTGCTGAATATACAGCCTCACCTGGGGGTCATTCAAAACCTTACAATAGGCTCCAGCTGTGAACAGGAG GAATTGGAGGAGTTGGAAAATTCAAAGTCAAACTTTGTGGAAGTTGTTCATCTCCTGCTCGAGgacacagaggagagaaggatgTTTTTCAAG gaGGTCTTTCCCATCCACTATGGCCAGCAGTATGAAAACACTATGCACACATTAGTATGGAAATTCATCTCTAAACTGGATAATCTTTTGCCTATACCAGATATTAAACAG ACTGCAGCGTGGCTCAGAACCGCCCCTTCTGTCATGGAAGAATGTGGACAATTGGTTTTGGAACCAGATCAGCTGAAGGCGCTACTGCACTTTCACCAGCAACAGTCAGGAAGCACAAACAAAT GTTACACTCAAACTCGGAGTATGTTTTTGCCAAGGCTGTCTCTTCCTCCCAAACCAAACTCGAAGCAACTTGCTACAGAGCATCAGGAACTGTCCACAGGCGGCGAAGATGAAGGGCAGTTTGATTACAGTGAGGATGAGGAGTCCGTTGAGGAAAACCAAATTGATATTAATCTGGAGGACTGTAGTAAAGACGATGACCTGAAGTTAAAAGATGAACAAAGCAATGACCTGACCGCTGCGAGCTGCTTAA ATTTAAACAGTCCTACGCTTGTAGGACCGCAGACCTGCTCTTTGTGTCCCTACTCAGACAGCCAAGTGTCAGGTCTTCTGCAGCACATCACAGAGGCACACCTGATCCAGGAACCCAGCCGATCTCAGTCTAAAGAACCTGAGACCGACCATGTCCTTCAGAAG GCTCCGTTCTACGTATTACGCAGCCGGTGTTCCAGAATGGTAATTTGCTCCCCCAGCAACCGCACGGCAACGCTCAGTCTACCTGTTCCacccagcaacaacagcagcctgGAACacgcttcaggtcttggccaatcagacaGTTGGGCTTTGAGAGATGGGGCTTTAAAGAGACCGTAG
- the LOC123984749 gene encoding uncharacterized protein LOC123984749 isoform X4, with product MTLWAQPNIQRQLLTTATNNQVFKYLSSELKSVGFNKSPHQCFLKVNNLKEEYRKIKDEEQYRDVLSDWFAILDGVLGSGGETSIEVDSSAVLTQPKSPEDEHAKDMTRVVWTPDEVKALLSRWAEESVQEQLRSTRNERGFAQLSSALATQGFDKTTSQCRSKIKLLKRKYRKVKEQTDSKKQKSRWFTIMDKVLGHHKPEAETEQAAEIIDSACTLQTSQLDPSETVEDLGRRLSVSSLCLLVPTLRLMCAFAWQVVQGCNVLHYGKVEELVRLVTELLPELLTPRDKVQLLLRLRARMVLELCRSESTANLLNIQPHLGVIQNLTIGSSCEQEELEELENSKSNFVEVVHLLLEDTEERRMFFKEVFPIHYGQQYENTMHTLVWKFISKLDNLLPIPDIKQTAAWLRTAPSVMEECGQLVLEPDQLKALLHFHQQQSGSTNKCYTQTRSMFLPRLSLPPKPNSKQLATEHQELSTGGEDEGQFDYSEDEESVEENQIDINLEDCSKDDDLKLKDEQSNDLTAASCLNLNSPTLVGPQTCSLCPYSDSQVSGLLQHITEAHLIQEPSRSQSKEPETDHVLQKVNTETCTTEMRSTTNTCDVCTKVFKNVSTLNRHTKAHTVRFHCDKCEKTYSSKDALNVHRRIHTGETPYLCSRCGRGFRSLNSLDLHVRIHTGDRRYKCDICGKTSIQHLARHMRMHRGEKNYLCTECGKAFLSSGELRLHMRLRSTYYAAGVPEW from the exons ATGACCCTCTGGGCACAACCAAACATTCAGAGGCAGCTTCTCACCACAGCAACAAACAATCAAGTCTTTAAGTACCTCAGCAGTGAACTTAAGTCGGTGGGGTTTAACAAGTCACCACATCAGTGCTTTCTTAAAGTGAACAACCTTAAAGAGGAGTACAGGAAAATCAAGGATGAGGAACAGTACAGGGACGTTCTAAGTGACTGGTTTGCTATTTTGGATGGAGTCCTTGGCTCTGGTGGAGAGACTTCTATAGAGGTGGATTCATCTGCTGTGCTGACACAACCTAAATCACCAGAGGATGAGCATGCGAAAG ATATGACACGGGTTGTTTGGACACCAGATGAAGTCAAAGCGCTGCTCAGCCGATGGGCAGAGGAGAGCGTCCAGGAGCAGCTTAGGTCAACTAGAAATGAAAGAGGGTTTGCTCAGCTGAGCTCCGCGCTCGCCACTCAGGGCTTTGATAAGACCACCAGCCAATGCAGGTCAAAGATAAAACTGCTGAAACGAAAGTACAGAAAAGTGAAGGAACAGACGGACTCTAAGAAACAAAAGAGTCGATGGTTCACCATTATGGATAAAGTCCTTGGTCATCATAAGCCAGAGGCTGAGACTGAACAAGCAGCTGAAATCATTGATTCAGCCTGTACTCTGCAGACATCACAGCTAGACCCTTCTGAAACTGTGGAAGACTTAG GTCGCCGCTTGTCCGTCTCCTCATTGTGTCTCCTGGTTCCAACGCTGCGTCTGATGTGTGCTTTTGCCTGGCAAGTAGTCCAGGGTTGTAATGTGCTACACTATGGAAAGGTGGAGGAGCTGGTGAGGTTGGTGACAGAGCTTCTCCCAGAGCTGCTGACGCCCAGAGATAAAGTGCAACTCCTGCTCAGACTAAGGGCAAGG ATGGTGTTGGAATTGTGTCGCAGCGAGAGCACAGCCAACCTGCTGAATATACAGCCTCACCTGGGGGTCATTCAAAACCTTACAATAGGCTCCAGCTGTGAACAGGAG GAATTGGAGGAGTTGGAAAATTCAAAGTCAAACTTTGTGGAAGTTGTTCATCTCCTGCTCGAGgacacagaggagagaaggatgTTTTTCAAG gaGGTCTTTCCCATCCACTATGGCCAGCAGTATGAAAACACTATGCACACATTAGTATGGAAATTCATCTCTAAACTGGATAATCTTTTGCCTATACCAGATATTAAACAG ACTGCAGCGTGGCTCAGAACCGCCCCTTCTGTCATGGAAGAATGTGGACAATTGGTTTTGGAACCAGATCAGCTGAAGGCGCTACTGCACTTTCACCAGCAACAGTCAGGAAGCACAAACAAAT GTTACACTCAAACTCGGAGTATGTTTTTGCCAAGGCTGTCTCTTCCTCCCAAACCAAACTCGAAGCAACTTGCTACAGAGCATCAGGAACTGTCCACAGGCGGCGAAGATGAAGGGCAGTTTGATTACAGTGAGGATGAGGAGTCCGTTGAGGAAAACCAAATTGATATTAATCTGGAGGACTGTAGTAAAGACGATGACCTGAAGTTAAAAGATGAACAAAGCAATGACCTGACCGCTGCGAGCTGCTTAA ATTTAAACAGTCCTACGCTTGTAGGACCGCAGACCTGCTCTTTGTGTCCCTACTCAGACAGCCAAGTGTCAGGTCTTCTGCAGCACATCACAGAGGCACACCTGATCCAGGAACCCAGCCGATCTCAGTCTAAAGAACCTGAGACCGACCATGTCCTTCAGAAGGTTAATACTGAAACATGCACTACTGAGATGAGGAGCACAACAAACACTTGTGATGTTTGTACAAAGGTCTTCAAGAATGTGTCGACCctgaacagacacacaaaagcacacacagtgagatTTCACTGTGACAAGTGTGAGAAGACGTACTCGTCTAAGGACGCCCTGAATGTGCATCGCCGGATTCACACAGGCGAGACGCCGTATCTGTGTTCTCGCTGTGGCCGGGGTTTCAGGTCTTTGAATAGCCTTGATTTGCACGTTCGCATTCACACGGGAGACCGACGCTATAAATGTGACATTTGTGGAAAGACTTCAATCCAGCACCTGGCGAGACACATGCGGATGCACAGAGGGGAGAAGAACTACCTGTGCACAGAATGTGGGAAggcttttctctcctctgggGAGCTGAGGCTGCACATGAG GCTCCGTTCTACGTATTACGCAGCCGGTGTTCCAGAATGGTAA
- the LOC123984749 gene encoding uncharacterized protein LOC123984749 isoform X3 has translation MTLWAQPNIQRQLLTTATNNQVFKYLSSELKSVGFNKSPHQCFLKVNNLKEEYRKIKDEEQYRDVLSDWFAILDGVLGSGGETSIEVDSSAVLTQPKSPEDEHAKDMTRVVWTPDEVKALLSRWAEESVQEQLRSTRNERGFAQLSSALATQGFDKTTSQCRSKIKLLKRKYRKVKEQTDSKKQKSRWFTIMDKVLGHHKPEAETEQAAEIIDSACTLQTSQLDPSETVEDLGRRLSVSSLCLLVPTLRLMCAFAWQVVQGCNVLHYGKVEELVRLVTELLPELLTPRDKVQLLLRLRARMVLELCRSESTANLLNIQPHLGVIQNLTIGSSCEQEELEELENSKSNFVEVVHLLLEDTEERRMFFKEVFPIHYGQQYENTMHTLVWKFISKLDNLLPIPDIKQTAAWLRTAPSVMEECGQLVLEPDQLKALLHFHQQQSGSTNKCYTQTRSMFLPRLSLPPKPNSKQLATEHQELSTGGEDEGQFDYSEDEESVEENQIDINLEDCSKDDDLKLKDEQSNDLTAASCLNLNSPTLVGPQTCSLCPYSDSQVSGLLQHITEAHLIQEPSRSQSKEPETDHVLQKVNTETCTTEMRSTTNTCDVCTKVFKNVSTLNRHTKAHTVRFHCDKCEKTYSSKDALNVHRRIHTGETPYLCSRCGRGFRSLNSLDLHVRIHTGDRRYKCDICGKTSIQHLARHMRMHRGEKNYLCTECGKAFLSSGELRLHMSITYSSQQPSPRQPHSKA, from the exons ATGACCCTCTGGGCACAACCAAACATTCAGAGGCAGCTTCTCACCACAGCAACAAACAATCAAGTCTTTAAGTACCTCAGCAGTGAACTTAAGTCGGTGGGGTTTAACAAGTCACCACATCAGTGCTTTCTTAAAGTGAACAACCTTAAAGAGGAGTACAGGAAAATCAAGGATGAGGAACAGTACAGGGACGTTCTAAGTGACTGGTTTGCTATTTTGGATGGAGTCCTTGGCTCTGGTGGAGAGACTTCTATAGAGGTGGATTCATCTGCTGTGCTGACACAACCTAAATCACCAGAGGATGAGCATGCGAAAG ATATGACACGGGTTGTTTGGACACCAGATGAAGTCAAAGCGCTGCTCAGCCGATGGGCAGAGGAGAGCGTCCAGGAGCAGCTTAGGTCAACTAGAAATGAAAGAGGGTTTGCTCAGCTGAGCTCCGCGCTCGCCACTCAGGGCTTTGATAAGACCACCAGCCAATGCAGGTCAAAGATAAAACTGCTGAAACGAAAGTACAGAAAAGTGAAGGAACAGACGGACTCTAAGAAACAAAAGAGTCGATGGTTCACCATTATGGATAAAGTCCTTGGTCATCATAAGCCAGAGGCTGAGACTGAACAAGCAGCTGAAATCATTGATTCAGCCTGTACTCTGCAGACATCACAGCTAGACCCTTCTGAAACTGTGGAAGACTTAG GTCGCCGCTTGTCCGTCTCCTCATTGTGTCTCCTGGTTCCAACGCTGCGTCTGATGTGTGCTTTTGCCTGGCAAGTAGTCCAGGGTTGTAATGTGCTACACTATGGAAAGGTGGAGGAGCTGGTGAGGTTGGTGACAGAGCTTCTCCCAGAGCTGCTGACGCCCAGAGATAAAGTGCAACTCCTGCTCAGACTAAGGGCAAGG ATGGTGTTGGAATTGTGTCGCAGCGAGAGCACAGCCAACCTGCTGAATATACAGCCTCACCTGGGGGTCATTCAAAACCTTACAATAGGCTCCAGCTGTGAACAGGAG GAATTGGAGGAGTTGGAAAATTCAAAGTCAAACTTTGTGGAAGTTGTTCATCTCCTGCTCGAGgacacagaggagagaaggatgTTTTTCAAG gaGGTCTTTCCCATCCACTATGGCCAGCAGTATGAAAACACTATGCACACATTAGTATGGAAATTCATCTCTAAACTGGATAATCTTTTGCCTATACCAGATATTAAACAG ACTGCAGCGTGGCTCAGAACCGCCCCTTCTGTCATGGAAGAATGTGGACAATTGGTTTTGGAACCAGATCAGCTGAAGGCGCTACTGCACTTTCACCAGCAACAGTCAGGAAGCACAAACAAAT GTTACACTCAAACTCGGAGTATGTTTTTGCCAAGGCTGTCTCTTCCTCCCAAACCAAACTCGAAGCAACTTGCTACAGAGCATCAGGAACTGTCCACAGGCGGCGAAGATGAAGGGCAGTTTGATTACAGTGAGGATGAGGAGTCCGTTGAGGAAAACCAAATTGATATTAATCTGGAGGACTGTAGTAAAGACGATGACCTGAAGTTAAAAGATGAACAAAGCAATGACCTGACCGCTGCGAGCTGCTTAA ATTTAAACAGTCCTACGCTTGTAGGACCGCAGACCTGCTCTTTGTGTCCCTACTCAGACAGCCAAGTGTCAGGTCTTCTGCAGCACATCACAGAGGCACACCTGATCCAGGAACCCAGCCGATCTCAGTCTAAAGAACCTGAGACCGACCATGTCCTTCAGAAGGTTAATACTGAAACATGCACTACTGAGATGAGGAGCACAACAAACACTTGTGATGTTTGTACAAAGGTCTTCAAGAATGTGTCGACCctgaacagacacacaaaagcacacacagtgagatTTCACTGTGACAAGTGTGAGAAGACGTACTCGTCTAAGGACGCCCTGAATGTGCATCGCCGGATTCACACAGGCGAGACGCCGTATCTGTGTTCTCGCTGTGGCCGGGGTTTCAGGTCTTTGAATAGCCTTGATTTGCACGTTCGCATTCACACGGGAGACCGACGCTATAAATGTGACATTTGTGGAAAGACTTCAATCCAGCACCTGGCGAGACACATGCGGATGCACAGAGGGGAGAAGAACTACCTGTGCACAGAATGTGGGAAggcttttctctcctctgggGAGCTGAGGCTGCACATGAG CATCACTTATTCTTCTCAGCAGCCCTCTCCCAGACAGCCACATAGCAAGGCGTGA